The Candidatus Nanopelagicales bacterium genome has a window encoding:
- the rimI gene encoding ribosomal protein S18-alanine N-acetyltransferase, whose translation MVRPLTGDDVPDVAAMEKDLFGGEAWTAEQIEDELARVPETRWYAGAESGGRLVGYVGLFLSPPDADVQTIAVDRSSQGQGLGRALLDAAVDHATEVGCMRVLLEVRADNDVARGLYQSSGFVETGRRRRYYVDGTDAVVMRLRIPACGAGDGGRDE comes from the coding sequence ATGGTCCGGCCGCTGACGGGTGATGACGTACCCGACGTCGCCGCCATGGAGAAGGACCTGTTCGGCGGTGAGGCGTGGACCGCGGAGCAGATCGAGGACGAGCTGGCGCGCGTGCCGGAGACACGCTGGTATGCGGGCGCCGAATCGGGCGGGCGGCTTGTCGGCTACGTCGGTCTGTTCCTGTCGCCGCCGGACGCGGACGTGCAGACCATCGCTGTGGACCGGTCAAGCCAGGGCCAGGGCTTGGGCCGGGCGCTCCTGGACGCCGCTGTCGACCACGCCACCGAGGTCGGTTGCATGAGGGTCCTGCTGGAAGTGCGAGCCGACAACGACGTCGCGCGAGGGCTGTATCAGTCGTCCGGATTCGTCGAGACCGGCCGTCGGCGTCGCTACTACGTCGACGGCACCGACGCGGTTGTCATGCGGCTACGGATCCCCGCCTGCGGCGCGGGCGACGGGGGTCGCGATGAGTGA
- the tsaB gene encoding tRNA (adenosine(37)-N6)-threonylcarbamoyltransferase complex dimerization subunit type 1 TsaB, whose translation MILAIDTSGSLAAVAVHDGSEVVFAGSGTRVRAHGEELGPLLAEAMSGRTRRFTHVVVGRGPGLYTGLRVGLAAASSIGWALDLPVLGFCSLDVLADQFDGGLGGCAVVVDARRRELFWARYADGRRISGPDVGKADEVRAEIGAGVPVYGDTGLLDGVASGERGSVRIDPGALGRFAAQLVALGRGEPPVPIYLRSPDVTASAGAKSALPGGS comes from the coding sequence GTGATACTCGCCATCGACACCTCGGGGTCTCTCGCTGCGGTAGCAGTTCATGACGGCTCCGAGGTCGTGTTCGCCGGATCCGGTACGCGGGTTCGCGCCCATGGCGAGGAACTCGGGCCGTTGCTGGCCGAGGCCATGTCAGGCAGGACCCGAAGGTTCACTCACGTCGTCGTCGGGCGTGGACCGGGGCTGTACACCGGCCTGCGGGTCGGCTTGGCCGCCGCGTCGAGCATCGGCTGGGCTCTGGACCTGCCGGTCTTGGGGTTCTGTTCGCTGGACGTTCTGGCTGACCAGTTCGACGGAGGGCTCGGGGGTTGCGCTGTCGTAGTGGACGCGCGGCGCCGGGAGCTGTTCTGGGCGCGCTATGCCGACGGGCGTCGGATCAGCGGCCCCGATGTCGGCAAGGCCGACGAAGTGCGTGCGGAGATTGGTGCGGGTGTTCCGGTGTACGGAGACACGGGGTTGCTCGACGGGGTCGCGTCCGGCGAGCGTGGATCGGTGAGGATAGACCCTGGGGCGCTCGGACGGTTCGCCGCGCAGCTCGTCGCGTTGGGCCGGGGGGAGCCGCCGGTGCCGATCTACCTGCGCAGCCCGGACGTTACAGCGTCGGCGGGTGCGAAGTCAGCTCTTCCGGGGGGCTCGTGA
- the tsaE gene encoding tRNA (adenosine(37)-N6)-threonylcarbamoyltransferase complex ATPase subunit type 1 TsaE: MNAEATGSFELAVGSAGEMVELGRALSRSLGAGDVVCLDGPLGAGKTTLTRGIGEGLGIERGIASPTFVLARLHPGPSVDLLHCDAYRVSDPVAFDDLDLDIADVITVIEWGGPVIEAVADSWLQVAIDRPEGESGDVRRVAVSGHGERWTPAALHELSSALGAAGAERP; this comes from the coding sequence GTGAACGCCGAGGCTACCGGGTCGTTCGAATTGGCGGTTGGTAGTGCCGGGGAGATGGTTGAGCTTGGCCGCGCGTTGTCACGGTCGCTGGGAGCGGGCGACGTGGTCTGCCTGGATGGTCCGCTTGGCGCTGGCAAGACGACGCTGACGCGTGGGATCGGCGAGGGATTGGGCATCGAGCGGGGAATCGCGAGCCCGACTTTCGTGCTCGCGCGCCTCCACCCCGGGCCGTCGGTTGACCTGTTGCACTGCGACGCTTACCGGGTGTCCGATCCGGTTGCCTTCGACGACCTGGACCTGGACATCGCCGACGTGATCACGGTCATCGAATGGGGCGGACCGGTTATCGAGGCGGTGGCGGATTCCTGGCTTCAGGTCGCGATCGACCGACCCGAGGGGGAGTCCGGTGACGTGCGCCGCGTCGCGGTCAGCGGGCACGGCGAACGGTGGACCCCGGCCGCGCTGCATGAACTGTCTTCCGCGCTGGGTGCGGCCGGAGCGGAGCGCCCGTGA
- a CDS encoding alpha/beta hydrolase: MSNRRGGRRSGMVKGLVAAGMAVAGAAAGAMLEKTVVGRAFRYDPYRGEDFGGLRGQRHVLEAGDGTELHVEVDEPDRPIDALTVVFSHGFALNLDSWHYQRRDLRSVARLVFWDHRSHGRSGRAAAETHNIDQLGHDLRLILERFAPDGPVILVGHSMGGMTIMALAGQAPELFGTKVLGVALISTSPGRMREVPLGLPAPAAEMVHQRTAHLASIMSARKEFIDRNRARASDLTYLLTKLYCFGGEPSRSQTRFIADMLIGTPIDVIAEFIPGFDEHDKYEALSALQGVETLVMVGDSDLLTPHGHSHEIVRNVPGAELVILPQTGHMIITERYAEVNMHLRELISLVRAERRAEQ, encoded by the coding sequence ATGAGCAACCGGCGCGGCGGGCGGCGAAGCGGGATGGTCAAGGGCCTGGTCGCGGCGGGCATGGCCGTCGCGGGCGCCGCTGCTGGGGCGATGCTGGAGAAGACCGTCGTGGGTCGCGCATTCCGCTACGACCCCTATCGAGGCGAGGACTTCGGCGGATTGCGCGGGCAGAGGCACGTGCTCGAAGCCGGGGACGGCACCGAGCTCCATGTGGAAGTCGACGAGCCGGATCGCCCGATCGACGCACTGACTGTCGTGTTCTCGCACGGTTTCGCGCTGAACCTGGACTCCTGGCACTACCAGCGCCGAGACCTCAGGTCGGTGGCCAGGCTCGTTTTCTGGGACCATCGCTCACACGGGCGCAGCGGCCGGGCGGCGGCCGAGACGCACAACATCGATCAGCTCGGACACGATCTGCGCTTGATCCTTGAGCGGTTCGCGCCAGACGGCCCAGTGATTCTGGTTGGTCACTCCATGGGCGGCATGACGATCATGGCGCTGGCGGGCCAGGCGCCCGAGCTGTTCGGAACGAAGGTCCTGGGCGTCGCGCTGATATCGACCAGTCCCGGACGGATGAGGGAAGTGCCGCTTGGGCTGCCCGCGCCCGCAGCGGAGATGGTCCACCAGCGCACGGCACACCTGGCGTCGATCATGTCGGCGCGCAAGGAATTCATTGATCGGAATAGGGCGCGGGCCAGCGACCTGACGTACCTGCTGACGAAGCTCTACTGCTTCGGCGGGGAGCCGTCGCGGTCGCAGACCCGGTTCATCGCGGACATGCTCATCGGCACACCGATCGACGTGATCGCGGAGTTCATCCCCGGCTTCGATGAGCACGACAAGTACGAGGCCCTCTCGGCCCTGCAGGGCGTGGAGACCCTGGTCATGGTTGGCGATTCGGACCTGCTAACACCTCACGGGCACAGCCACGAAATCGTCCGCAACGTGCCCGGCGCCGAGCTTGTCATCCTCCCGCAAACCGGCCACATGATCATCACCGAGCGGTACGCCGAGGTGAACATGCACCTGCGCGAGCTGATTTCGCTCGTGCGCGCCGAGCGGCGAGCGGAACAGTGA
- the alr gene encoding alanine racemase, translated as MERAAAWIDLGALARNIGLLRAKAGGAAFMAVVKADGYGHGMIPVARTARDAGAEFLGVALPSEAWHLRAVGDRGRLMAWLYPPSEDLRPCVATDVELGVSSTGMLDQVARAGAGELKRARVHLKVDTGLGRNGCAMPDWPDLVAAAVRSREAGRIEVVGIWSHLACGETPGSPVTADQVATFAEALDVAAELGVKPELRHLANTGGVLCAPATHFDLVRCGIGIYGLSPGPGQLGTGPELGLEPVMSVTAAVALVKEVPAGQGISYGHLYHTSGPTRLALVPVGYADGVPRAGSGVLPVALNGRRFTVAGAVAMDQVVLDVGDLPVAAGDQVSLFGPGADEAPTADDWAEACGTINYEIVTRLGSRIPRRYREGSR; from the coding sequence GTGGAACGGGCAGCGGCGTGGATCGATCTGGGCGCACTCGCCCGGAATATCGGGCTGCTGCGGGCCAAAGCTGGCGGCGCGGCGTTCATGGCCGTTGTGAAAGCTGATGGGTACGGGCACGGGATGATCCCCGTTGCGCGGACGGCTCGGGATGCGGGGGCGGAGTTCCTGGGGGTGGCTCTGCCTTCGGAGGCTTGGCATCTGCGAGCGGTTGGTGACCGGGGGCGCCTGATGGCTTGGCTCTACCCGCCGTCGGAGGACTTGCGGCCTTGCGTCGCGACCGATGTGGAGCTTGGCGTGTCATCTACCGGCATGCTCGATCAGGTCGCGCGCGCCGGCGCTGGGGAGCTCAAGCGGGCGCGCGTCCACCTGAAGGTCGACACGGGCCTTGGCCGAAACGGTTGCGCTATGCCCGACTGGCCGGACCTGGTGGCCGCCGCGGTCAGGTCGCGGGAGGCGGGGCGGATCGAGGTCGTTGGGATCTGGAGTCATCTTGCGTGCGGTGAGACCCCCGGATCGCCAGTAACCGCGGATCAGGTAGCGACGTTCGCCGAGGCCCTGGACGTCGCGGCAGAACTTGGCGTCAAGCCGGAACTGCGGCATCTGGCGAACACCGGTGGGGTGCTGTGCGCGCCTGCCACGCATTTCGATCTGGTGCGCTGCGGCATCGGGATCTACGGGCTTAGCCCCGGGCCGGGGCAGCTGGGAACCGGTCCGGAGCTAGGCCTTGAGCCGGTCATGAGCGTCACGGCCGCCGTGGCACTAGTGAAGGAAGTCCCGGCCGGCCAGGGAATCTCCTACGGCCATCTGTACCACACATCTGGCCCGACACGGCTGGCTCTGGTCCCGGTCGGATACGCCGACGGGGTTCCGCGCGCTGGGTCGGGCGTGCTGCCGGTGGCGCTGAACGGTCGAAGGTTCACAGTGGCTGGCGCGGTGGCGATGGACCAGGTTGTACTCGACGTTGGGGACCTGCCCGTTGCGGCCGGAGACCAAGTGTCGCTGTTCGGCCCTGGGGCGGACGAAGCGCCGACCGCGGACGATTGGGCCGAAGCCTGCGGCACGATCAACTACGAGATCGTCACCAGGCTGGGCAGCCGCATCCCCCGGCGCTACCGCGAGGGCTCCAGATGA
- a CDS encoding NAD(P)H-hydrate dehydratase, producing the protein MRRAYDVESVRVAESETIKLVSADTLMQRAARALQRTVFSILRENRGAVAGSRVVLIVGSGNNGGDALFCGALLARRGVVVNAIALSDEIHPAAARALARQGGRIRGAGSEGEVAAATSLVRAADVILDGIVGIGGRGALREPAATLARAAAASNALRVAVDIPSGVDPDTGAVADRDAVFTADVTVTFGCLKPGLVLPPGRERAGMVEVADIGIQRQLASLPSVRLLEHGDVTPYVAAPREEDHKYTHGVAGIVAGSSQYPGACHLVVGGARHSGVGMVRVFDRGDGVADAVISRFPDVVAIRGSEPPGADSRVSAWAIGPGAGTGPETAELVESLLYSDLPVVIDADALTIVARREDLRRRISDRPVPTVLTPHEGEFARLGFDLSASRVEAAKQAAAALGAIVLLKGAGTVIAGPTGAVYVDPVGPPDLATAGTGDVLSGLIAGILARDHHLPSDPLRQVAAAVYLHGLAARLAVASGRPLTAWDLVQAVPDTVAQLRNTDRNR; encoded by the coding sequence GTGAGACGCGCCTACGACGTGGAGTCGGTCCGGGTCGCCGAGTCCGAGACGATCAAGCTGGTTTCAGCTGACACGCTCATGCAGCGGGCCGCGCGCGCGTTGCAGCGCACGGTTTTCTCGATACTGAGGGAGAACCGGGGTGCCGTAGCCGGCTCCCGAGTCGTACTGATCGTCGGTTCGGGCAACAACGGCGGAGACGCGTTGTTCTGTGGGGCTTTGCTTGCCCGCAGGGGCGTGGTCGTCAACGCTATCGCCCTGAGTGACGAGATCCATCCCGCTGCCGCTCGGGCGTTGGCAAGGCAGGGCGGGCGGATCCGGGGAGCTGGCTCGGAAGGTGAAGTCGCCGCTGCCACGTCACTGGTCAGAGCGGCTGACGTGATCCTTGACGGCATCGTCGGGATCGGAGGGCGGGGGGCACTGCGGGAACCCGCGGCGACTCTGGCCCGGGCAGCCGCCGCCTCCAACGCTCTGCGTGTAGCCGTGGACATCCCAAGCGGTGTCGATCCGGATACCGGGGCTGTCGCGGATCGCGACGCGGTGTTCACCGCCGACGTCACAGTGACCTTCGGGTGCCTGAAGCCGGGCCTTGTCCTGCCGCCCGGACGCGAACGGGCGGGCATGGTCGAGGTCGCTGACATCGGCATTCAGCGACAGCTCGCCTCGTTGCCCAGCGTTCGCCTGTTGGAACACGGTGATGTGACGCCATACGTCGCTGCGCCGCGCGAGGAGGACCACAAGTACACCCACGGCGTCGCTGGGATAGTGGCCGGGTCGTCGCAGTACCCCGGCGCCTGCCACTTGGTCGTCGGGGGCGCCCGCCACTCCGGTGTAGGCATGGTGCGGGTGTTCGATCGGGGCGATGGCGTCGCCGACGCGGTCATCTCACGGTTTCCCGACGTGGTCGCGATCAGGGGGTCCGAGCCGCCGGGCGCCGACTCGCGGGTGTCTGCCTGGGCGATTGGACCCGGTGCCGGGACAGGGCCGGAAACCGCGGAGCTGGTCGAGTCTCTGTTGTACTCCGACCTGCCTGTTGTCATAGACGCGGACGCGCTCACGATTGTCGCCCGGCGGGAGGATTTGCGGCGCAGGATCTCGGATAGGCCGGTGCCCACAGTGCTGACACCGCACGAGGGCGAGTTCGCCCGGCTCGGTTTCGATCTGTCGGCCAGCCGCGTCGAAGCGGCCAAGCAGGCGGCGGCGGCGCTGGGCGCGATCGTGCTCCTGAAGGGCGCGGGGACCGTGATCGCTGGTCCGACTGGGGCTGTCTACGTGGACCCAGTCGGGCCACCAGACTTGGCGACCGCCGGTACCGGCGACGTCCTGTCGGGCCTGATCGCTGGCATTCTCGCGAGGGATCACCACCTTCCAAGTGATCCGCTCAGACAGGTCGCCGCAGCGGTGTATCTGCACGGGCTGGCGGCGCGGCTTGCTGTGGCGAGCGGAAGGCCACTGACGGCCTGGGACTTGGTCCAGGCGGTGCCAGACACGGTCGCACAACTGCGAAACACAGACCGCAACCGCTGA
- a CDS encoding holo-ACP synthase: MIVGIGVDVVNIPMFDATIHRAPGFAEMLFTAKERIDEGGGPRSSTSLAARYAAKQALAKALGVPSGLRWHDCEVMSEPDGRPYLSLRGGVLAAARDLGARSWHLSLATEADVAVAYVIAEGIVSLEGVETPRAIRESA; encoded by the coding sequence GTGATTGTGGGCATTGGTGTGGATGTGGTCAACATCCCGATGTTCGACGCCACGATCCATCGCGCTCCGGGATTCGCCGAGATGCTGTTCACGGCCAAGGAGAGGATTGATGAGGGCGGAGGCCCACGTAGCTCCACATCACTCGCTGCCCGCTATGCGGCGAAGCAGGCGCTGGCGAAGGCACTGGGCGTGCCGTCAGGATTGAGATGGCACGACTGCGAGGTGATGAGTGAGCCGGACGGCCGCCCATATCTGAGCCTGCGAGGTGGAGTCCTGGCGGCCGCGAGGGATCTGGGGGCACGCTCGTGGCACTTGTCGCTGGCTACCGAGGCAGATGTTGCGGTCGCCTACGTGATAGCCGAAGGAATCGTTTCCCTGGAGGGAGTCGAAACTCCTCGAGCCATCCGTGAATCCGCGTAG
- the glmS gene encoding glutamine--fructose-6-phosphate transaminase (isomerizing): MCGIVGYAGHRDALEVVLAGLKRLEYRGYDSAGVALVADGELWSRKRAGKIANLIDALAAETPPASGTGIGHTRWATHGGPTDTNAHPHVSSDGRIAIIHNGIIENFAELRAELSGDGVELSSETDSEVAAHMVAAMMAQADGDLAEALRRVARRLSGAFTLVAVDAQRPGLVVGARRNSPLVVGVGDGEAFLASDVAAFIEYTREAIELGQDQVVEVTGTKVTVTDFDGVPAEATPFTVDWDASAAEKGGFDLFMLKEISEQPRAVADTLRGRVTHDGRLALDDMRIPDAELRQVTKIIVVACGTAYHAGMVAKYAIEHWTRISCEVELASEFRYRDPIVGPETLVIAISQSGETMDTLMALRYAREQGARVMAICNTVGSTIPRESDAVLYTRAGPEIAVASTKAFLTQIVAAYLVGLYLAQVRGNMYGDEVRAILRELEAMPSKVDLVLDTVEGVRDLARALADAGSVLFIGRHVGFPVALEGALKLKELAYMHAEGFAAGELKHGPIALIEDGVPVVVVVPSPEGRSVLHDKIVSNIQEVRARGAMTIVVAEEGDESVVPYAEHLIRVPPCPTLMQPLVATVPLQVFACEMATAKGHDVDQPRNLAKSVTVE, from the coding sequence ATGTGCGGGATCGTCGGTTACGCGGGACATAGAGACGCGCTCGAAGTGGTCCTCGCTGGGCTGAAGAGGCTGGAATACCGAGGGTACGACTCCGCTGGCGTGGCTCTCGTGGCCGACGGCGAGCTGTGGAGCCGCAAGCGGGCGGGGAAGATCGCCAACCTGATCGACGCTCTCGCTGCGGAGACGCCACCTGCCTCGGGCACTGGAATCGGGCACACGCGCTGGGCGACTCACGGCGGCCCGACTGATACCAACGCCCACCCGCACGTATCAAGTGACGGCCGGATAGCGATCATCCACAACGGCATCATCGAGAATTTCGCCGAGCTGCGCGCTGAACTCAGTGGCGACGGAGTGGAGCTGAGTTCGGAGACCGACAGCGAAGTCGCCGCGCACATGGTCGCGGCGATGATGGCCCAAGCCGACGGAGACCTGGCAGAGGCCTTGCGCCGCGTCGCCCGCCGGTTATCTGGTGCCTTCACGTTGGTGGCTGTCGACGCCCAGCGCCCGGGGCTGGTCGTGGGCGCGCGCCGTAACTCGCCGCTGGTTGTCGGGGTCGGTGACGGCGAGGCGTTCCTGGCATCAGACGTCGCCGCGTTCATCGAGTACACCCGTGAAGCGATCGAACTGGGACAGGACCAGGTCGTCGAGGTCACCGGGACGAAGGTCACGGTCACGGACTTCGATGGCGTCCCCGCCGAAGCCACTCCGTTCACGGTCGACTGGGACGCCTCGGCCGCCGAGAAGGGCGGCTTCGACCTGTTCATGCTCAAGGAGATATCCGAGCAGCCCAGAGCGGTCGCGGACACACTGCGTGGCAGGGTTACCCACGACGGCAGGCTCGCCCTGGACGACATGCGTATTCCTGACGCCGAACTCCGGCAGGTAACCAAGATCATCGTCGTCGCTTGCGGCACCGCGTATCACGCGGGCATGGTGGCCAAGTACGCGATCGAGCACTGGACGAGGATCTCGTGCGAGGTCGAATTGGCCAGCGAGTTCCGCTACCGCGATCCCATAGTCGGACCCGAAACGCTGGTGATCGCCATCTCGCAATCCGGCGAGACCATGGACACGCTCATGGCGCTTCGCTACGCCCGGGAGCAGGGCGCCAGGGTCATGGCGATCTGCAACACAGTCGGATCGACGATCCCGCGTGAAAGTGACGCGGTGTTGTACACGCGCGCTGGTCCGGAAATCGCGGTCGCTTCCACAAAGGCGTTTCTTACGCAGATCGTCGCGGCGTACCTGGTCGGGCTGTATCTCGCCCAGGTGCGGGGAAACATGTACGGCGACGAGGTGCGCGCGATTCTGCGTGAGCTGGAGGCTATGCCGAGCAAGGTGGACCTCGTGCTGGACACCGTAGAGGGAGTCAGAGACTTGGCTAGGGCTCTGGCTGACGCCGGATCAGTGCTGTTCATCGGGCGCCACGTCGGGTTCCCGGTCGCGCTTGAAGGTGCGCTGAAGCTGAAGGAACTGGCCTACATGCACGCTGAGGGTTTCGCGGCCGGGGAGCTTAAGCATGGCCCTATCGCCCTGATCGAGGACGGTGTGCCGGTCGTCGTTGTAGTTCCGTCGCCGGAGGGGCGCTCGGTTCTCCACGACAAGATCGTCTCCAACATCCAGGAGGTCCGCGCCCGGGGAGCGATGACCATAGTCGTAGCCGAGGAGGGAGACGAGAGCGTCGTGCCGTACGCCGAGCACCTGATACGCGTGCCTCCCTGTCCGACCCTGATGCAGCCACTTGTCGCCACCGTTCCGCTGCAGGTGTTCGCGTGCGAGATGGCTACAGCGAAAGGCCACGACGTAGACCAGCCGCGCAACCTCGCGAAGTCCGTGACCGTGGAGTAG
- the glmM gene encoding phosphoglucosamine mutase, which yields MARLFGTDGVRGLANRDLTAQSALSLAEAAARVLADPGTGADARRPLAVVGRDPRASGEFLSAAVIAGLAGSGVDVWDAGVIPTPAVSFLTTDSGADFGVVLSASHNPMPDNGIKFFGADGRKLPDDVEDRIEGLLAQIPHEGPTGSGVGRVRADTDAAERYIDHLVGTSRHDLSGLRVVVDTANGAASQISPASLRKLGAKVTELHTAPDGYNINEACGSTHMSDLCRAVVAGGADAGIAHDGDADRCLAVDATGQIVDGDQIMAILAKAWHSQGRLAKNSVVATVMSNLGFLNAMRSSGIEVKQTSVGDRYVLEEMLAGGYNLGGEQSGHVVMLDYCATGDGTLTAIQLLSEVAAQGVPLGELAAAMTRLPQVLVNVKDVDKAAVDRSETVAAALTEAETKLGTSGRVLLRPSGTEPLVRVMVEAPSQDEAREVAEGLAAVIRDELSLPARPRQG from the coding sequence ATGGCCCGGCTCTTTGGCACCGATGGTGTGCGTGGACTGGCCAACCGGGACCTGACCGCGCAGTCAGCCCTATCCCTGGCGGAGGCGGCAGCTCGTGTGCTAGCGGACCCCGGGACTGGCGCGGACGCGCGGCGGCCTTTGGCTGTAGTGGGCCGCGACCCCAGGGCGAGCGGAGAATTTCTGTCGGCGGCGGTCATCGCGGGGCTTGCCGGTTCGGGTGTAGATGTCTGGGACGCGGGCGTGATACCGACTCCCGCGGTCTCTTTCCTGACAACCGATTCTGGAGCCGACTTCGGCGTCGTTCTATCTGCCTCGCACAACCCCATGCCCGACAACGGAATCAAGTTCTTCGGCGCGGATGGACGCAAACTGCCTGACGACGTTGAGGACCGGATCGAGGGGTTGCTTGCTCAGATCCCTCATGAGGGTCCCACGGGCAGCGGTGTGGGTCGGGTTAGAGCGGACACGGACGCGGCCGAGCGCTACATCGACCATCTTGTGGGGACGTCCCGGCACGACTTGAGCGGTCTGCGGGTCGTTGTAGATACCGCGAACGGCGCCGCGTCGCAGATATCACCGGCGTCCTTGCGCAAGCTCGGTGCCAAAGTCACCGAGCTTCACACCGCGCCTGACGGCTACAACATCAATGAGGCTTGCGGGTCGACTCACATGTCCGATCTGTGCCGCGCGGTTGTGGCAGGGGGCGCTGACGCGGGGATCGCGCACGACGGCGACGCGGACAGGTGCCTGGCGGTTGACGCGACGGGCCAGATCGTCGATGGCGACCAGATCATGGCGATCCTCGCCAAGGCCTGGCACTCCCAGGGTCGTCTGGCCAAGAACTCCGTAGTGGCCACGGTGATGTCGAATCTTGGGTTCCTGAATGCGATGCGCTCCAGCGGCATCGAGGTCAAGCAGACGTCAGTGGGTGACCGGTACGTGCTGGAGGAGATGCTGGCTGGCGGGTACAACCTGGGCGGCGAACAGAGCGGGCATGTTGTCATGCTCGATTACTGCGCCACCGGTGATGGGACATTGACCGCGATCCAGCTGCTTAGCGAAGTCGCGGCTCAAGGGGTCCCTCTCGGCGAGCTCGCTGCCGCTATGACGCGGCTGCCGCAGGTCCTCGTCAACGTCAAGGACGTGGACAAGGCAGCGGTTGACAGGTCCGAGACTGTGGCGGCGGCGTTGACCGAGGCCGAGACGAAGCTGGGTACCTCTGGTCGCGTCTTGCTGCGCCCGTCGGGGACAGAGCCACTGGTGCGCGTGATGGTTGAAGCCCCGAGCCAGGATGAGGCCCGCGAAGTGGCGGAGGGACTCGCGGCAGTGATTCGCGATGAGCTGTCGCTCCCCGCGCGTCCACGGCAGGGTTGA
- the rpsI gene encoding 30S ribosomal protein S9 translates to MITGDSAGTGRRKEAVARVRIVAGSGKWLVNGKTLQEYFPNKVHQQLVCGPFEVIDAMDAFDVNARIHGGGISGQAGALRMGIARCLNEIAEDEYRPPLKKAGFLTRDPRVKERKKYGLKKARKAPQYSKR, encoded by the coding sequence GTGATCACTGGGGACAGCGCTGGAACGGGTCGCCGGAAGGAGGCTGTGGCCAGAGTCCGCATCGTCGCCGGAAGCGGCAAGTGGTTGGTCAACGGCAAGACTCTTCAGGAGTACTTCCCCAACAAGGTTCATCAGCAGCTGGTTTGCGGGCCATTCGAAGTCATCGATGCGATGGACGCGTTCGATGTGAACGCCAGGATCCACGGAGGCGGGATCTCGGGGCAGGCTGGCGCATTGCGAATGGGGATCGCTCGCTGCCTAAACGAGATCGCGGAGGACGAGTACCGTCCACCGCTGAAGAAGGCTGGCTTCTTGACTCGCGACCCGCGCGTCAAGGAGCGCAAGAAGTACGGGCTCAAGAAGGCCCGGAAGGCCCCCCAGTACTCCAAGCGCTGA
- the rplM gene encoding 50S ribosomal protein L13 — translation MRTYWPKPGETERKWHIIDATDVVLGRLASHAAQLLRGKHKPVFAPHVDTGDFVIVVNANKVALTGAKAEQKLDFRHSGYPGGLSGRTYGELREKDPRRLVEKAVKGMLPHNSLGRAQGKKLKVYAGPDHPHSAQQPESYEFSQVAQ, via the coding sequence GTGCGCACCTACTGGCCCAAGCCGGGTGAGACCGAGCGCAAGTGGCACATCATCGATGCGACAGACGTCGTCCTGGGCCGCCTGGCCAGCCACGCGGCACAACTGCTGCGCGGGAAGCACAAGCCGGTGTTCGCGCCGCACGTGGACACAGGGGACTTCGTGATCGTCGTCAACGCCAACAAGGTCGCGCTGACCGGGGCGAAGGCCGAGCAGAAGTTGGACTTCCGGCACTCTGGATACCCGGGCGGACTGTCCGGGCGGACCTACGGCGAGCTTCGAGAGAAGGACCCGCGTCGGCTCGTCGAGAAAGCGGTCAAAGGAATGCTGCCGCACAACTCGCTGGGGCGCGCACAGGGCAAGAAGCTCAAGGTTTACGCGGGCCCTGATCATCCGCACTCGGCGCAGCAGCCGGAGAGCTACGAGTTCTCTCAGGTCGCCCAGTGA